In the Leishmania donovani BPK282A1 complete genome, chromosome 29 genome, one interval contains:
- a CDS encoding ATP-binding cassette protein subfamily H, member 2, putative: MSLATTERTPATVGKLSPSSGIFSIPDNISPVTAEEAPKSRDILLNDASLSELSRQTVLQSEPVVLRLCHVGKSYPIVGSDERVVALKDITLAEPEHSSAAATTQKASNTNCLQRGNLPPPFAPVRRGEFVMIRGPSGGGKTTLLNIIGSIDSCTEGTVELNGRIIDKDTKESVLADIRLKNLGFVFQTFNLIATMTAAENVELPMTLLGKMSAKAMRLRSRQLLTLVGLRNRINHLPSELSGGEQQRVTIARSLANNPSILLLDEPTGDLDTANTIEVMDLLMRINRRTKTTCIMVTHNPDIECYADRILYVSDGRFAREVFNTLPTCLNLENYTEYLAAKERAITGFAEVGAVEDDSEPRATAAMAGDIDNKGGEIQKPNSSRVLESLTEGQSACSIVPPAASRSAVVHPLYPPAAATAPSLSGVTQTFPHTTHHSSVSVPPAFVSSALVQREEREVPNGL, from the coding sequence ATGTCCTTGGCGACGACGGAAAGGACGCCTGCGACGGTGGGGAAGTTGTCTCCGTCTTCAGGGATATTCAGCATTCCTGATAACATCAGCCCCgtgacggcggaggaggcgccgaaGAGCCGCGACATCCTTCTCAACGATGCGTCCTTATCGGAGCTGTCGCGGCAGACCGTGCTGCAGTCCGAGCCGGTGGTGCTTCGTTTGTGCCACGTGGGCAAGAGCTACCCTATCGTCGGCTCTGATGAGCGTGTTGTGGCGCTCAAGGATATTACGCTGGCTGAGCCAGAGCACTcgagcgcggcagcgacgacacaGAAAGCCTCCAACACGAACTGCCTTCAACGCGGCAACCTACCTCCGCCGTTTGCGCCCGTGCGACGCGGCGAGTTTGTCATGATCCGTGGAcccagcggtggtggcaagACAACGCTGCTAAACATCATTGGCAGCATCGACTCCTGCACCGAGGGTACAGTCGAGCTAAACGGGAGGATCATCGACAAGGACACCAAGGAGAGCGTTTTGGCAGACATCCGCCTGAAAAATCTCGGCTTCGTGTTCCAGACGTTTAACTTGATCGCTACCATGACCGCCGCTGAGAACGTGGAGCTGCCTATGACGCTACTGGGCAAGATGTCAGCGAAGGCAATGCGGCTGCGGTCTCGCCAGCTGCTCACGCTAGTCGGACTGCGTAACCGCATCAACCACCTCCCCTCCGAGCTCAGtggtggcgagcagcagcgtgtgaCAATTGCGCGAAGCTTGGCGAACAATCCGTCTATCCTCCTGCTTGACGAGCCGACAGGCGACCTGGACACGGCGAACACGATCGAAGTGATGGATCTCCTCATGCGCATCAACCGCCGCACCAAGACGACGTGCATCATGGTCACACATAATCCTGACATCGAGTGCTACGCCGACCGCATCCTTTACGTGAGCGACGGCCGCTTTGCGAGGGAGGTTTTCAATACGCTGCCTACGTGCCTCAACCTGGAGAACTACACCGAGTACCTGGCCGCCAAAGAGAGGGCGATCACCGGCTTCGCCGAGGTCGGGGCTGTCGAGGATGACAGCGAGCCAAGGGCCACTGCGGCGATGGCAGGAGACATCGACAACAAGGGTGGTGAGATCCAAAAGCCGAACTCCAGCCGTGTGCTAGAGTCTCTTACCGAGGGGCAGTCAGCGTGCTCCATTGTGCCGCCTGCCGCGTCGCGCTCCGCAGTTGTGCACCCTCTCTACCCTCcggccgctgccacggcacCGAGCCTCAGCGGCGTCACCCAGACTTTCCCACACACCACGCATcacagcagcgtctccgTTCCCCCTGCGTTCGTTTCTtcagcgctggtgcagcgcgaggagagagaggtccCCAATGGGCTGTAG